AATTCAGACCAGAAACAATCGtgtcagaataataaaaattgaTGGAAATCTCAAAGccagaataaagaaagaaacatgagaaacatgCCGGGACAGGACACCATCAGACCCGACCCACAGAATCTAGGAAGGCGGAGCATTGGTGGAACCAGTCTTCGAAAAGTTGGCACCAGTATTTCCATGAataagatgtttgtttgttttttagaagATCTGTGGATAATCCACCTAAAAGAAGGGTCCGATTTGGGATATATAAGATGATGCACAGCTATTCTGTCTTTAGTTCCAGCACCAACTTGGGTTTATCTCCTGCATTAAACTATACTAACTattctttaaatctttttgaACCTTTAAGAATCCAGTAGCTATTCACCTTTGCTGCAGGTATGTGTCGGAGAAGCAGTCTAGACTGGACCTCTGACAtcctaaaaataaagtttataaacTTGTTTTAGGAAGTGCCTTTCATAGGAAAATGGAATAGCAGCCATAAGAGGCATCCTGAGTTATCGACGACATCTTGAAAtactttaaaagctttttttgccTAAATCTAATTTGTGCACATCAACCAAACCCCTGTCTATCAAAccagtgagaaaaacacagaaaaatacaaatacagaaatcCCTCTGatacaatatacacatataatataGAATATTGCTCAATATAGTAAGTTTTTCCAGGGCCTTTATGATTAGACAAAGCACATGGTTTtagttaaatgttaataaacgCGTCTTATCCTGCAAGTTGCTTTGTCTTGTTCAGTATTTAACAAAgaccatgttttgttttgctgtcagtacctaaacctaaccaagttTAATCACAACAGGTCTTTGCAACTTGGTAAATACTTTAACATTTTCTCGTTACACTAATCGAAAATGTAATCAGGACAGCAGGTGGTTTGCTGTTgcaaataaatatcaaataatcGTAATTTGTAGGTGACAGGTTTGATCCCTCTGATCCAGGGGCTGGAGCTGTGACAAACTGATATCATCCCTCCACCAAACTCAGAGTGAGACATCAACAGAGCCTACCcgacaaactgaaaaacaaaaaaacaaatctaaagcATTACAGAGGGTGATGAAAACTGCCCATGGCACCACTGGGACTCGACTCACCTGTAATTGAGACTGTCCAACACGAGTGGGATTGAGGACGAGCAGCGTCGCTGTGTGTGGACACCTTTGACCTCGGCcacaaatgtccaacttcacagcagaaatgaacacgttcacagcctggtacaaaaacttTTGGTCTCCATCATCTTCAGAAAACtttgggtgacgtcacagatactcTATATCTTACATACTCATATCTACCTACTGTTTGTTTAGATGTTACCTCTTTACTTTACACTTTGGACTTCTGGTTCGATGCTAATTGCATTTGCTGTCTCTGCACAATGACAACAAAGTTAAATCTGATCTAATTTAATCTAATGCATTCATTATGTATTAATTGCCTCTTGTTTGAATTACACCGACCCTGCGCTCTACCTTTCTGGTCTTTTTCGTGACAAACTGTTCAAGAGGTATTTATCCACAGGGTTGCACTTTGAGGTGAATTGTACTATGGAGCCCATTTTGTCCAGGTTGATATATCTGTGTTTCATTCTGAGAGAAATCCATTTCGGCTTTCTGTTCCAGACGTAAGACTCCAACCCCAAAGTGACCCTCAGAGACACCTGAATTGTAACGACCACAACACATTGTTCATAAATATAACGCAGGTTTGCCAGTTTGTCCAAACATTAGCACCCCTGAGAAATAGCTTCATGAAAAATGTAAGTCGTTTCTCTGTCCGGGCCCATTAAATCTCCTATTAAGCTTCTTCCAAAGGCAGTCGATACCCAGCATCTGAGCCATTTGATTCACTTTTCGAGATCACATCTCACCTTGCACATTCTCCAGTCACGTCGCGTTTGTCTTGTTGCGCGGCGTCGACAGTGACACCCGGCTGAGGGAAACACAAAGCTTTCCAACAGACAGCTTTTAAGATTTATAAACATCCCGGCGTGCTCTCGTCTAGGCCGTAAtttacaaaatgtcaacatcCCAGACAATAATAGCTTTAATTTGACACTTTAATAGTCTTTTTGAAATATGCGCCAGGTACAGGAATTGTTCATACATGTAAATTGACTAGAATGAGAACAAGAGGTTTCGGCTGCAGCCTCGAAGTCACAGAAAGGTTGTTCACTGAGATATCTGGTGTTATAGTTCCTAATACAAACAGCGGCACAACATCCGATACATAATCTATCTTGATATGACAGCTGGCATGTATGGAGTTACATAACAGATGGCAACAAGCGCTCTGTAACTGCGAGGCGGCCGTGTTTCCTCGAGGAGAATCGAAGTCCATAACTGGTCTATTTCTCTCGCTCCGAGCACAAATCTCATCACCCCAGACGGAGACActatcctttttttcccccccacctCACTTCAATACAGTGACACATGCCAGATATCCACCGCTGCAGCACAACTTAATCCATGACTCATTGAATGTGCATGATAAAGCGCTGTCGTCCAACTTCCTTGTCAAATAACTCCAGTAGGACTTTAGTTAATAAAGAGATCAATCAAAGCTGGATTTAATGGTTTCTGCTGGACATTTGTGACGGGGATTATTTTCTTCAATACCTCTGGAAACTCTGATATGACAAAATGATGCTGTATATCATTAGAAATTAATGATTTCCAAAATATATTGGATCACGACTTATGGTTGTCAAATCTTGTTAGTTAGGGGATGTATGAAAATTATTAGGAGGAGGGGACGGGGGTggggatttattttatttccagcCTTACTTGTGAagtttactgtaaaataaatggctatagtgtgtgtgtgccatgagTGATACAGTAAGGTGTGTTCAGCCACATCTAGAGCACAACAGTCCTGTGTCTGCATCAGTACGTCGACCAGTAGAGCCAATGTGTCAGTTTTTAGAGACCACTGATGGTTGAACATTATCAGCATTAATAGTGTTTGCAACTGGCTCCCACATTCATTTTATAACAGACAGAATCAAAACATGTCATCACCAGCAACATTAGCTTCAAAAACAGCTTCACTGTCACGATATAATACTTTatttgacttgtaatcaggtgaacgaTGTTCCCACATGTCTGCTCTTGAGTCgcacacacagcaccaactatttcactgattttggtgaaactggatcatattttacggaggaaaatgttttctggttttccctctgatgtcctccgtgTGCTGCGCTTCAACTCccctgtgatttacagtttcctgatagaCGTACGTTAACATTAACTCAGTCCATGCTGCCCTGGACTGGGGGTGCTTTGAACTCCTAGTCCAGGAGTAGCATGGACTAGCAGAGGAGCTTTGGACTGCCATGAGGAGGTGGTTTTCTAATGAAGAGGCGAGGAGGGAGCCAGTGCAGAatgtgttgtgccagaacaggagccaaACATACATTTCAAGTGAACCCAAGATAAAAACATGCTGACTTTGGCAGCCTGGAAAGTCGATATGATCAGTTCATTGTCGTCCTGCAGCCAAAAATGTACATGTTGTGATAGGTTACGTTGAGCTTTTTGCCTTAGCTGCCTCGGGGGAAACGTCTCCAACACTGCCTGGCAATGCAGCATGATTGGTTTGATTGTGACAAACAGACATTTGATGTCAAACACTTTACCTgatttcattaatatttatattaactaTTTGGAATCGGTAGTGGGGTGAAATATTGCTTGAATCAGAGCTGGTCCGTCTGTTTGTTTCACTCATTTTCTAATGTTTACCATCTTGTTTAAGGAAATAAGCCCTCCTCCCCACTCCAATGACGTTCATACAGTCCCttaaatatattctatttaaaCCTGCATTTCAGGTGCAGCCATTCTTCTTTTATAATATGCAAAACTTTTACCGTGATTGAGATCCCAGTCTCCTGGTTCATTATCCTGAAATATTGCCGAATCATTTCAAGCGCAGAGGATCACACTATAATTATCACACTTTACTGTCTTGTATATTGGAATGCAGTTATTGTGGGTAACTCAGCATCGagactgaaacatgaaaaaattgATTGTCCCATATTTCTCCTAATTACAACAGCTGtgatcatttttttcccccgctGTTGTGTCCAATTACTTCCTTGACCAAATCCCCACAGTGCTCTTCCACTGGAGCTGGAGGAAACGAGCCGCTGCCTAATATTGTCTGGAACATTTATCTACGACGGAGGGGTTCACTGtggtgtaaatatatttaatagcAACTCATTAGCAATATCTAATCCTGCATTTATCCCCATAATTTGACTTCCTATTCTAAACGATAATAAGACACTAATTGTGCCGTCACACATGTTCCAGTGTTGTCCTGTAAGTTATAATTCAGTGGTATCCAGTTAACACATGTGCCCTATTTCTCATTCTATACCTGTTAGTGTCTCACTGTGGTCTAATATTCTGCTCtcatagaaaaacatatttatcattCTCGAACCATGCAGCGAATAATTGACCAATTATTCAGTAAAAGGAAGTGCAGATTCTGCATAATGTCAGGTCAGAATGCAGCGAATTGACGGTGCAGGATCCATTTGTGCAAGAGTGTGACATGCCTTTGTTATTTGTGATTTAATATCTAAAGTTATTGcccaggtgttttttttttttgcagttgagTTCAGCGGCACGGCCAAAGAGTTCCTTCCCGTTGTGCAACAAAGATGAAAAGTGATTATGCACGGCGAGGCAGTGGTGAACAGCGTACGATGATGTATGATCCAAACAAATCTAACTCTGGctctcagacagcagcacaTAGGCGACTGGTATCCTGATGCAATTAATCTCCATAATCTTTGCCAATCCAATAAAGAGCGCTAATATAGAAAAGGAGGCAgacctgtttacacacacacatacaccggTGCCGTTTGTAATGTTGATTACTCGCTTTGTTATTACTTTGAAAGTGTCGTCAAAGTTTGCGCTGAGATGTATTAACTGTTTTGCTGCGATACGCTAGATGAGTTTTGATTGAGTGAGATTAAtaagacaccgtgagaaatgATTCATAGTGAGAAATGCATGAACGCAGGAATGCTCAAGATAATCCCtgcccctgcacacacacacacacacacacacacacacacactaaaagtAGTGGACAAAGAGGTGTTTTCCAATTGAATTTCTTGAGCTCACCCTTTGATGAGATTCTTGCCCATTTCATCGATCTCATACGTTATCTCAAACTGAGGACATCCAATAATGACAGACTGATAAAAAGTCCCTTTAAGGTTTgttttatacaaacacacacacacacacacacacacgagaaagaatgacataaacaaaacagaaatatgttttttgtcgAGTTTGTCAGTAGTGACGCTCATTAAACTCGTCATTATGCTAATAAAATCCAGTCATCTCTCAGCTGTTGCAACCATGCCTCCATGAAAAATGGAATTTCACACCATCGCTCATTTCACTTGCAAGTTCTCATGTTTTACCGTTTCACAACGTTGAACCGAAGCAGATTTTTACACAGCTTTTCGGAGACTGAtaacaggaaaagaaacaagCACGAATACACAAAGTATTCACCCCGTTTGATGAGATACACCTGAAGTGCTACTCGTGCAAACATCTGATTTTAGTcacatgatgaaatgttttagtATAAATACATCTGTACTGGGAAAgtccaacaaaaacaatgttaatGTTCTGGAGGAGACTGTCAGAAATGATGGCTGGACCTTCTCTCATGATCCCAATGCAACCTGACACGGCTTGACCAGGTTTGTAGAGAAGAATTAGGAACAGCAACAGCGTCCTGATGTGTTGTATTTGCTGCCAAAGGTGTATCGACTAAATCCTGGCATGAATACTCATGCAAACATGTATTCTGTTTTTGCACAgatgtgttttcactttgacaaaAAGCTTGTTGTGAGACTTTAAAGTATGGAAACTtctattctttttctttttcgaGTCTATTTCTAAAAGCTCTTTCCATCGAACATACCCCCAAAATGCCAAATGACTTATCCGTGGAGCATGTGTATGAGAGGAATTACAATCAAGCTGTCATTACCTTGAGGCCAGTTGTACTGGTAATTGTGAGAGGATGACAACAGGTTGGCCAGCATTAAGGCTCATCTTCCTCTGGCTAGTTCAGCACCTGCCTGCTGGCCAACAGCCtaatttttttctgacagcCTCAGCAGGAGTGATTGATGCCCGAAGGCCTCTGATGGTGCGTGTGTCTGAGTGCCAAGCTGCTCTATCCATACAGTACTCCCTCTTGAAACTCATTTAGGCCACACCTGtcattgcacaaacacacacttcagagtCCCTTATAGGCTTAGCGTGGACACACACTCTTTTGAGTTAAGCGGCTGCTACTGTCTGTGTGGTCCTGATAATATTTTTTAGAAATTGTAATCACATTTCGGGGGGGAGGAGGCAGGGGAGGGGGATGTCGGAGGCAATGTAGGTTGAGAGGGGTGTAAATCTATGTTGTTTAGCTGATGCTGCACAATTCTTGTGGCTGACAataggtaaaaaataaaacactatcCTGCTGGCATCAGGCAGTATAATTGACAAGAAGCTCCTTGTTAAAATTGTTTTAGAAATAATGGCCCACCAGCTTTTTGCCCTTTCACCTCTATTTTGTCcagctcacacaaacacacacacacacacacacacacactataagaCCACCAATGTCTAAACCCTCTGTCTCGATTGTTTGGTGTCGATAATCTCCGTCTTTACCTTGTGTTCGTTGACCTGAATGCTTTGCGGTGTACTGAACACTTTATCCTCTTTttaatgccacacacacacacgcggctCTTTTAGCTCCAAAGAATTTTAAACCTCCCAATGTCCTGATACTATTGCATTTTTCATTGGTATTTTAAGCAAAGAGTTGTGAGGTCTTAGAAGTCAGCTGGCATTAATTCCTCTGAGGCTGAGGGATTCAACTTCTCCCTGGAAAGAGGCTTAAAAGAAACTTCTCCTGCTTCTAAATGACTAACTTTCTCCTTTCGcacatatattttcatatgcCTCCGTGGACAGCAGAACAATAGATAAttgaatgtgaatatatatttcttGCTCTGTTTAACTTACCAgtaattaattcaataaaacgGCCTTATTGAGATTTATTGTTCTTCTTCAATATGgaaattatgaattaatttgGCTAACCACAAAGGTTGAGCaattttctcattgtttttctaCAGCATGAGGGCAACGGACTGCCGAGGGGTGCAGGTGTATACATAATACATCAAGGCAAGAAGAAATACAAGGAAACTCAGATCATTAATGCtgctttgtggaaaaaaaacatgaaatttaatgtattttgaaagcgAGCCGGGGACATGAATGAACAAATATTTGCAGTAAATGAGACAAGGAccataaataaactgaaatattcTTAATGTGCTTGAGGTTGAGGTTGTATCAGGTGCGGAGGTCGAGAGACCACTTCACATTAAATGAGCTTTTCCATCCGCATCACATTTATTCTGGCCAGGTTAGAGACCCAGCGATTGGCGTGTGTGTTACTGTGGGATGCAGTTTTAACAAAACCGAATTTTTGGCACAGGGAAGCACCAGCTGTCTGCGGCGAGCTGACATCCAGGACGAGGCGGGCAAAGCCCCGTTCTTTGCAGAAATCGACGGCCCTCCTCGTCAACTGTGAACCCACGTCTTTGCGGCGCCATGGAAACCCCACGACCACGTGGGTCATCACGGCGTCTTGGGGAATCTCCTGACCTGCTCCCATCGCTCCGCCGTTGCAGTCATCGAATCGCTCcccttcctcctcgtctccccTTTTCCCCATCACTGCCACCATCCCCACCACCTTGGACTGGCCTTTGACGTCCGCCTCTGCCACCCAGAAACCGTTATCTGGGTTTTCCAGGTAGTTGGCCTGAATGTCAGCCATGTCTGAGCTCAGCCTACTCATCATGTAGCCTTCGTAGATCTCGTGACAGCAGTAATAAATGAGGCCAGCCCATGCACTGCCAAAGAGTAAAGCTTGAAAGTAGGAGCTGCCTCCCAGCACATAACCAGCCATGGAAATGCTCAGAGCGACGCCAACGTGGTCTGGATGGCTCATGGCCTTGAAGAAAGCCGGGTATACGTGTTCAAGTATCCCATCACGAAACAGTGACGTGACCACGCGTCCATCTGTGGGTCTGTATTCCCTGATGGAGAACTGGACTGTATGttagagaggaggaagagaatgaGAGCTCAGTGAGACTAATCTGCCTGTTGTTGCACAAGAAATTCCTGCTGGATTTCACAATGGGCTCAATACGCTCACGTAACTTgttgaaaaaaggaaaaaaaaaataaatcaatacacCTCGTACAGAACCTCACCCCTTTGTCATTCTCTCTACTTGAATATAACACCTGGCATTTAAGATTTGACAACCTGAGGTGAAAACCACAATTAAAATGACTATTGCATTGTTTCTCTTGCAAGACTTCAGGAGTAAGATGCGTCATTCTGAGATGCAATACAATTAAATCTCCAAAGTGCCaatgaagaaaatcaaagaGCAAGATGAGAATCCcgaggcaacaaaaaaaaaaaagttttttagtttcagcagaaatgtgttatGTGTCATCCAGGCGTGTTAGTACTGCCATTCATTCACACCCTAACTCTCTTATTAGTGCATTTGTTCACAatcatttgataaaaaaaaagtataaaagatCAACATAATCAGAACATCAACTTACAGTTATGTTTCTGGGCCATGCTGACTGTTTCCCCTCACCGTCTTTCGCTCGCTCTGAAGGATTTAACGCCGCTCACTGCTCACTCTGAACTTAAGCTACAGATTGTGGTAATCAGCCATTCACAAAAGGGATTGAGCATGCTCACctatgaggacacacacacacacacacacacacacacacacaaaaacttgTTTACCTTAAATGACTTTGAAACAAACCTCCTgctatttatgtaaaatatcgATTATATAAGAAATCTTGCAGTGATTTGAAGTTGAACTGAAATTAATCGCAGTGTTGCTTTGATTATGAAACACggcctttttaaaaacttcattAAGCTTAGTCATCAGAGTAAAGAGCTCTATCATTGGATTTCTAAAAGGAGGATGAGCACAGATCCTGAATACATTAAGTCAAAATACTGAGCTGAATGTGAATTCACTGCTCGTTCGAGCACTTCAGATATTTtccaagaataaaaatgttcttattgAGCTCGTTTTGGGTGCTTCAGTATTTGTGGCGTTCTCTCAGGATCTCCACAccacttcttctcctcctcctcctcctttccccgGAATATAAGGTGAAAGTGAAATTATTATTGCCGCGCCCTCTTGACATAAAAGTGTCCTATGGCGTCGGTGACAGTGTCTTGTGCAATAACCCGGTGGTCCTCTGACATGATTAAATTTCCTCAGCAGGAGAAAGGCCTTTACACCTGTTTAAATCAATAGCGCTGCCTCATGAATCTGTGAGTGATCGAAGGTCAAGCAACTCTGGAACTTTCTCCAGCCATTTCACCAGCACCATGCGAATTCTGCAGTTTTGCACCTTGCAAGAGAAAACCGTCAAAACCGACTGCAAGCACATGTCGAGTATACATTATTTCTTATGTTTACATATAGAGAAATGTAtgggtaaaaagaaaaatgtataaataatataatataatccaTAACAGGACACATGTCTCTGATAAACATGAAATCTTCAAGggtgcacacacaaagaaatataaaatatacatctTGTTCGCCTGATTAAAGAGGCTAAACCATTTGCACCACATGGTTTTCAAGGGGGCCCTCAGGCACAATACATGgccattaacaaaaaaaaaaacagaaaatataatttaacaagccagcaacacaaaaacactcaacatATTAACGTCAACA
The sequence above is drawn from the Larimichthys crocea isolate SSNF chromosome XV, L_crocea_2.0, whole genome shotgun sequence genome and encodes:
- the LOC104923878 gene encoding N-acetyltransferase family 8 member 3 — its product is MAQKHNFQFSIREYRPTDGRVVTSLFRDGILEHVYPAFFKAMSHPDHVGVALSISMAGYVLGGSSYFQALLFGSAWAGLIYYCCHEIYEGYMMSRLSSDMADIQANYLENPDNGFWVAEADVKGQSKVVGMVAVMGKRGDEEEGERFDDCNGGAMGAGQEIPQDAVMTHVVVGFPWRRKDVGSQLTRRAVDFCKERGFARLVLDVSSPQTAGASLCQKFGFVKTASHSNTHANRWVSNLARINVMRMEKLI